A stretch of DNA from Phenylobacterium koreense:
AAGACGTGCGCGATTGGGAACTGGAAACCAAACTGGTGCGCGGCGGTCTCACGCGGACGCCCTACGGCGAGATTTCCGAAGCGCTCTTCCTGACCCAGAGCTTCGCCTACGACACCGCAGGGGCGGCGGACCGGCGGTTCTCGGGCGAGGAGCCCGGCTTCATCTACCAGCGCTTCGGCAACCCGACGACGGCGATGTTCGAGGAGCGCCTGGCGCTGCTGGAAGGCGCTGAGGTCTGCCGCGCCACGGCCTCGGGGATGGCGGCCGTCCATGTGGCGCTGCAAGGCCTGGTTCGAGCCGGCGACCACATCGTGGCGGGCCGGGCGCTGTTCGGCTCCTGCCGCTGGATCCTCTCCGACTGGATGGGCCGCTTCGGCGTCGAGGTCACCTACGTGGACGCCACCGACCTGGAAGCCTGGAAGAACGCCGTCCGCCCGAACACCAAGGCCTTTCTGGTCGAGACCCCCGCCAACCCGCTGCTGGAAGTCACCGCGATCGGCGCGGTGGCCGACATCGCCCATGCGGCCGGCGCCAAGCTGGTGGTGGACAACGTGTTCGCCACCCCGGTCTTCCAGAAGCCGCTGGCCCTGGGCGCGGACGTCGTCGTCTATTCGGCGACCAAGCACATCGACGGCCAAGGCCGAGTCCTGGGCGGGGCGATCCTGGGCGCCGAGCAGGTGATGACCGAGGCCTACAAGGACATCCTGCGCCATACGGGGCCGGCGCTCTCGCCGTTCAACGCATGGGTGCTGCTGAAAGGGCTGGAGACGCTGGACCTGCGCGTCCGCCGCCAAGCCGAAAACGCCAGCAAGATCGCCGAGGTCATCGCCAGTCACGGCAAGGCCAAGCAAGTGCTCTATCCCGGGCGGCCCGACCACCCGCAGGCGGCGATCATCGCCAACCAGATGACCGGCGGCGGCAATGTCGTGGCCTTCGAC
This window harbors:
- the metZ gene encoding O-succinylhomoserine sulfhydrylase; translation: MAEDVRDWELETKLVRGGLTRTPYGEISEALFLTQSFAYDTAGAADRRFSGEEPGFIYQRFGNPTTAMFEERLALLEGAEVCRATASGMAAVHVALQGLVRAGDHIVAGRALFGSCRWILSDWMGRFGVEVTYVDATDLEAWKNAVRPNTKAFLVETPANPLLEVTAIGAVADIAHAAGAKLVVDNVFATPVFQKPLALGADVVVYSATKHIDGQGRVLGGAILGAEQVMTEAYKDILRHTGPALSPFNAWVLLKGLETLDLRVRRQAENASKIAEVIASHGKAKQVLYPGRPDHPQAAIIANQMTGGGNVVAFDLGSREAAWRFLDALAIVDISNNLGDAKSMATHPSTTTHRSMPEEQRLEIGLTQGWVRMSVGLEGVGDLSRDVSRALDAA